One Fusarium oxysporum f. sp. lycopersici 4287 chromosome 8, whole genome shotgun sequence genomic region harbors:
- a CDS encoding AGC/YANK protein kinase yields MGNGQGKPVDLNGEVNLNHFRLLRVVGRGAFGKVRIVERKDTNLSFALKYIRKDEVVRSESVRNIIRERRMLEYVNHPFICNLRYSFQDIEYMYLVVDLMTGGDLRFHISRKTFTEEAVRFWIAELGCALRYVHSQNIIHRDIKPDNVLLDADGHVHLTDFNVASDVVPGRTLTSKSGTLAYLAPEVYAGKGYDVRADWWSLGVLFYECIYNKRPFEGGSEGSLSQQIQAASPKYPVTQPPVSLACLYAIGSALDPNRETRMGSTWESFTQNEFFKCFDFELLELKRIEPIFVPSSEKTNFDATYDLEELLLEEAPLEARARRQKPRERLKDDATEKEIREDELYRMIETDFKPFDYTVAAYKRITEGAGANPEGHPDSDNAPQAITTDEATPMPAVNGGYQSSPLNPSTSNESRQGRPVRPAPPPPLQNDFRARHVPIVAGQRMTSPTGGVQVTLDGSGSWSELARQDATLPTDANNIGDGKSEGSGGMFGFLKGKKGRTNSPKPKERGVLGKEGARVVIG; encoded by the exons ATGGGCAATGGCCAAGGAAAGCCCGTCGACCTGAACGGCGAAG TGAACTTGAATCATTTCCGCCTGTTGCGAGTCGTCGGCCGAGGTGCCTTTGGAAAGGTGCGAATTGTTGAGCGGAAGGATACGAACTTGTCCTTTGCCCTCAAATATATCCGTAAAGATGAAG TCGTACGATCCGAAAGCGTGCGAAACATCATCCGCGAACGCCGAATGCTGGAATATGTTAACCATCCTTTCATTTGCAACTTGAGATACAGTTTTCAAGATATTGAGTACAT GTATCTGGTAGTTGATCTAATGACTGGCGGAGATTTGCGATTTCATATTTCGAGAAAGACCTTTACCGAAGAGGCTGTTAGATTCTGGATTGCCGAGCTTGGATGTGCTTTGCGATATGTGCACAGTCAAAATATCATCCATCGAGATATCAAGCCCGACAATGTCCTGCTTGATGCGGATGGCCATGTCCATTTAACTGATTTT AACGTCGCTTCCGACGTCGTTCCAGGAAGGACACTTACTAGCAAGTCCGGCACATTGGCTTATCTTGCACCTGAAGTTTATGCTGGCAAAGGATACGATGTGCGGGCAGATTGGTGGTCCTTAGGTGTTCTCTTTTACGAGTGTATCTACAACAAG CGCCCATTCGAAGGCGGCTCAGAAGGATCTCTCAGTCAACAGATCCAGGCCGCTTCTCCCAAATATCCCGTGACGCAACCGCCTGTATCCCTCGCTTGCCTCTACGCAATCGGCTCCGCGCTCGACCCGAACCGCGAAACTCGAATGGGTTCAACATGGGAGAGCTTCACACAAAACGAATTCTTCAAGTGTTTTGATTTCGAACTACTCGAACTTAAGAGAATCGAACCCATATTTGTTCCTTCATCCGAGAAGACCAATTTCGATGCCACATACGACCTCGAAGAGTTGCTATTAGAGGAGGCTCCACTCGAAGCCCGTGCGAGACGCCAGAAACCACGAGAGCGTTTAAAGGACGATGCGACTGAGAAAGAGATCAGGGAAGACGAGCTGTATCGCATGATTGAGACAGATTTCAAGCCGTTCGACTATACAGTGGCTGCTTACAAACG AATCACTGAGGGCGCTGGTGCCAATCCAGAAGGGCATCCCGACTCGGACAACGCTCCTCAAGCGATCACAACGGATGAAGCAACGCCTATGCCCGCAGTCAATGGAGGTTATCAGTCATCACCTCTTAACCCAAGTACCAGTAATGAAAGCCGGCAGGGACGCCCTGTACGCCCTGCTCCGCCACCTCCACTGCAGAATGACTTCCGAGCTCGCCATGTCCCGATTGTCGCCGGCCAACGGATGACAAGTCCTACTGGGGGCGTACAAGTAACTCTTGATGGCAGCGGTAGTTGGTCTGAACTAGCTCGCCAGGATGCAACCTTGCCTACAGATGCTAATAATATTGGCGACGGCAAGAGTGAAGGCTCTGGCGGTATGTTTGGATttctcaagggcaagaagggtcGCACAAATAGCCCCAAGCCGAAAGAAAGGGGTGTGTTGGGCAAGGAAGGCGCACGAGTTGTCATCGGATAG
- a CDS encoding AGC/YANK protein kinase, giving the protein MLEYVNHPFICNLRYSFQDIEYMYLVVDLMTGGDLRFHISRKTFTEEAVRFWIAELGCALRYVHSQNIIHRDIKPDNVLLDADGHVHLTDFNVASDVVPGRTLTSKSGTLAYLAPEVYAGKGYDVRADWWSLGVLFYECIYNKRPFEGGSEGSLSQQIQAASPKYPVTQPPVSLACLYAIGSALDPNRETRMGSTWESFTQNEFFKCFDFELLELKRIEPIFVPSSEKTNFDATYDLEELLLEEAPLEARARRQKPRERLKDDATEKEIREDELYRMIETDFKPFDYTVAAYKRITEGAGANPEGHPDSDNAPQAITTDEATPMPAVNGGYQSSPLNPSTSNESRQGRPVRPAPPPPLQNDFRARHVPIVAGQRMTSPTGGVQVTLDGSGSWSELARQDATLPTDANNIGDGKSEGSGGMFGFLKGKKGRTNSPKPKERGVLGKEGARVVIG; this is encoded by the exons ATGCTGGAATATGTTAACCATCCTTTCATTTGCAACTTGAGATACAGTTTTCAAGATATTGAGTACAT GTATCTGGTAGTTGATCTAATGACTGGCGGAGATTTGCGATTTCATATTTCGAGAAAGACCTTTACCGAAGAGGCTGTTAGATTCTGGATTGCCGAGCTTGGATGTGCTTTGCGATATGTGCACAGTCAAAATATCATCCATCGAGATATCAAGCCCGACAATGTCCTGCTTGATGCGGATGGCCATGTCCATTTAACTGATTTT AACGTCGCTTCCGACGTCGTTCCAGGAAGGACACTTACTAGCAAGTCCGGCACATTGGCTTATCTTGCACCTGAAGTTTATGCTGGCAAAGGATACGATGTGCGGGCAGATTGGTGGTCCTTAGGTGTTCTCTTTTACGAGTGTATCTACAACAAG CGCCCATTCGAAGGCGGCTCAGAAGGATCTCTCAGTCAACAGATCCAGGCCGCTTCTCCCAAATATCCCGTGACGCAACCGCCTGTATCCCTCGCTTGCCTCTACGCAATCGGCTCCGCGCTCGACCCGAACCGCGAAACTCGAATGGGTTCAACATGGGAGAGCTTCACACAAAACGAATTCTTCAAGTGTTTTGATTTCGAACTACTCGAACTTAAGAGAATCGAACCCATATTTGTTCCTTCATCCGAGAAGACCAATTTCGATGCCACATACGACCTCGAAGAGTTGCTATTAGAGGAGGCTCCACTCGAAGCCCGTGCGAGACGCCAGAAACCACGAGAGCGTTTAAAGGACGATGCGACTGAGAAAGAGATCAGGGAAGACGAGCTGTATCGCATGATTGAGACAGATTTCAAGCCGTTCGACTATACAGTGGCTGCTTACAAACG AATCACTGAGGGCGCTGGTGCCAATCCAGAAGGGCATCCCGACTCGGACAACGCTCCTCAAGCGATCACAACGGATGAAGCAACGCCTATGCCCGCAGTCAATGGAGGTTATCAGTCATCACCTCTTAACCCAAGTACCAGTAATGAAAGCCGGCAGGGACGCCCTGTACGCCCTGCTCCGCCACCTCCACTGCAGAATGACTTCCGAGCTCGCCATGTCCCGATTGTCGCCGGCCAACGGATGACAAGTCCTACTGGGGGCGTACAAGTAACTCTTGATGGCAGCGGTAGTTGGTCTGAACTAGCTCGCCAGGATGCAACCTTGCCTACAGATGCTAATAATATTGGCGACGGCAAGAGTGAAGGCTCTGGCGGTATGTTTGGATttctcaagggcaagaagggtcGCACAAATAGCCCCAAGCCGAAAGAAAGGGGTGTGTTGGGCAAGGAAGGCGCACGAGTTGTCATCGGATAG
- a CDS encoding AGC/YANK protein kinase, with amino-acid sequence MLILFNLAVVRSESVRNIIRERRMLEYVNHPFICNLRYSFQDIEYMYLVVDLMTGGDLRFHISRKTFTEEAVRFWIAELGCALRYVHSQNIIHRDIKPDNVLLDADGHVHLTDFNVASDVVPGRTLTSKSGTLAYLAPEVYAGKGYDVRADWWSLGVLFYECIYNKRPFEGGSEGSLSQQIQAASPKYPVTQPPVSLACLYAIGSALDPNRETRMGSTWESFTQNEFFKCFDFELLELKRIEPIFVPSSEKTNFDATYDLEELLLEEAPLEARARRQKPRERLKDDATEKEIREDELYRMIETDFKPFDYTVAAYKRITEGAGANPEGHPDSDNAPQAITTDEATPMPAVNGGYQSSPLNPSTSNESRQGRPVRPAPPPPLQNDFRARHVPIVAGQRMTSPTGGVQVTLDGSGSWSELARQDATLPTDANNIGDGKSEGSGGMFGFLKGKKGRTNSPKPKERGVLGKEGARVVIG; translated from the exons ATGCTGATCCTTTTCAACCTCGCAGTCGTACGATCCGAAAGCGTGCGAAACATCATCCGCGAACGCCGAATGCTGGAATATGTTAACCATCCTTTCATTTGCAACTTGAGATACAGTTTTCAAGATATTGAGTACAT GTATCTGGTAGTTGATCTAATGACTGGCGGAGATTTGCGATTTCATATTTCGAGAAAGACCTTTACCGAAGAGGCTGTTAGATTCTGGATTGCCGAGCTTGGATGTGCTTTGCGATATGTGCACAGTCAAAATATCATCCATCGAGATATCAAGCCCGACAATGTCCTGCTTGATGCGGATGGCCATGTCCATTTAACTGATTTT AACGTCGCTTCCGACGTCGTTCCAGGAAGGACACTTACTAGCAAGTCCGGCACATTGGCTTATCTTGCACCTGAAGTTTATGCTGGCAAAGGATACGATGTGCGGGCAGATTGGTGGTCCTTAGGTGTTCTCTTTTACGAGTGTATCTACAACAAG CGCCCATTCGAAGGCGGCTCAGAAGGATCTCTCAGTCAACAGATCCAGGCCGCTTCTCCCAAATATCCCGTGACGCAACCGCCTGTATCCCTCGCTTGCCTCTACGCAATCGGCTCCGCGCTCGACCCGAACCGCGAAACTCGAATGGGTTCAACATGGGAGAGCTTCACACAAAACGAATTCTTCAAGTGTTTTGATTTCGAACTACTCGAACTTAAGAGAATCGAACCCATATTTGTTCCTTCATCCGAGAAGACCAATTTCGATGCCACATACGACCTCGAAGAGTTGCTATTAGAGGAGGCTCCACTCGAAGCCCGTGCGAGACGCCAGAAACCACGAGAGCGTTTAAAGGACGATGCGACTGAGAAAGAGATCAGGGAAGACGAGCTGTATCGCATGATTGAGACAGATTTCAAGCCGTTCGACTATACAGTGGCTGCTTACAAACG AATCACTGAGGGCGCTGGTGCCAATCCAGAAGGGCATCCCGACTCGGACAACGCTCCTCAAGCGATCACAACGGATGAAGCAACGCCTATGCCCGCAGTCAATGGAGGTTATCAGTCATCACCTCTTAACCCAAGTACCAGTAATGAAAGCCGGCAGGGACGCCCTGTACGCCCTGCTCCGCCACCTCCACTGCAGAATGACTTCCGAGCTCGCCATGTCCCGATTGTCGCCGGCCAACGGATGACAAGTCCTACTGGGGGCGTACAAGTAACTCTTGATGGCAGCGGTAGTTGGTCTGAACTAGCTCGCCAGGATGCAACCTTGCCTACAGATGCTAATAATATTGGCGACGGCAAGAGTGAAGGCTCTGGCGGTATGTTTGGATttctcaagggcaagaagggtcGCACAAATAGCCCCAAGCCGAAAGAAAGGGGTGTGTTGGGCAAGGAAGGCGCACGAGTTGTCATCGGATAG
- a CDS encoding AGC/YANK protein kinase — translation MGNGQGKPVDLNGEVNLNHFRLLRVVGRGAFGKVRIVERKDTNLSFALKYIRKDEVVRSESVRNIIRERRMLEYVNHPFICNLRYSFQDIEYMYLVVDLMTGGDLRFHISRKTFTEEAVRFWIAELGCALRYVHSQNIIHRDIKPDNVLLDADGHVHLTDFNVASDVVPGRTLTSKSGTLAYLAPEVYAGKGYDVRADWWSLGVLFYECIYNKRPFEGGSEGSLSQQIQAASPKYPVTQPPVSLACLYAIGSALDPNRETRMGSTWESFTQNEFFKCFDFELLELKRIEPIFVPSSEKTNFDATYDLEELLLEEAPLEARARRQKPRERLKDDATEKEIREDELYRMIETDFKPFDYTVAAYKRYDLLDWLL, via the exons ATGGGCAATGGCCAAGGAAAGCCCGTCGACCTGAACGGCGAAG TGAACTTGAATCATTTCCGCCTGTTGCGAGTCGTCGGCCGAGGTGCCTTTGGAAAGGTGCGAATTGTTGAGCGGAAGGATACGAACTTGTCCTTTGCCCTCAAATATATCCGTAAAGATGAAG TCGTACGATCCGAAAGCGTGCGAAACATCATCCGCGAACGCCGAATGCTGGAATATGTTAACCATCCTTTCATTTGCAACTTGAGATACAGTTTTCAAGATATTGAGTACAT GTATCTGGTAGTTGATCTAATGACTGGCGGAGATTTGCGATTTCATATTTCGAGAAAGACCTTTACCGAAGAGGCTGTTAGATTCTGGATTGCCGAGCTTGGATGTGCTTTGCGATATGTGCACAGTCAAAATATCATCCATCGAGATATCAAGCCCGACAATGTCCTGCTTGATGCGGATGGCCATGTCCATTTAACTGATTTT AACGTCGCTTCCGACGTCGTTCCAGGAAGGACACTTACTAGCAAGTCCGGCACATTGGCTTATCTTGCACCTGAAGTTTATGCTGGCAAAGGATACGATGTGCGGGCAGATTGGTGGTCCTTAGGTGTTCTCTTTTACGAGTGTATCTACAACAAG CGCCCATTCGAAGGCGGCTCAGAAGGATCTCTCAGTCAACAGATCCAGGCCGCTTCTCCCAAATATCCCGTGACGCAACCGCCTGTATCCCTCGCTTGCCTCTACGCAATCGGCTCCGCGCTCGACCCGAACCGCGAAACTCGAATGGGTTCAACATGGGAGAGCTTCACACAAAACGAATTCTTCAAGTGTTTTGATTTCGAACTACTCGAACTTAAGAGAATCGAACCCATATTTGTTCCTTCATCCGAGAAGACCAATTTCGATGCCACATACGACCTCGAAGAGTTGCTATTAGAGGAGGCTCCACTCGAAGCCCGTGCGAGACGCCAGAAACCACGAGAGCGTTTAAAGGACGATGCGACTGAGAAAGAGATCAGGGAAGACGAGCTGTATCGCATGATTGAGACAGATTTCAAGCCGTTCGACTATACAGTGGCTGCTTACAAACGGTATGACCTCCTAGACTGGCTGCTATGA